GGCGCATCGTCCACGCGGGGGGCGACGCCACGGGGCGCATGATCGTCGACGCGCTGCGCGCGCGGGTGCGCGCCAGCGAACGGATTGCCGTGTTCGAACGCGCCCGGGTCGCCGAGCTCCTGGTGGCCGACGGGGAATGCGCCGGCGCCGTGGCCACGGCCGCCGACGGAGGGGCCCTGCAGGTTGTCGCCCGCGCCGTCGTCCTCGCCACGGGGGGACTGGGCCAGCTCTACCGCTACACCACCAATGCCTTCGACGCGCTGGGAGAGGGCTACGCCTTGGCCTACCGGGCCGGGGCCGTGCTGCGCGACATGGAGTTTGTCCAGTTTCACCCCACCGCGCTGCGCGCCGCCGCTTCGCCGCTGCCGCTCCTCACCGAGGCGGTGCGCGGGGAGGGCGGCGTGCTCGTCAACGACCGCGGCGAGCGGTTCATGGAGCGCATCCATCCGCTTGGCGATCTGGCCGCGCGGGACGTGGTGGCACGGGCCATCTACGGGGAGCTGCAGGCGGGTCGGGCGGTCTTCCTGGATGCGCGGGGGATTCCGCATCTCGAGCGGCGGTTTCCCACCCTCGTGGCGGCATGCCGACGCCACGAGATCGATCCCCGATCCGAACCGATCCCGGTCGTTCCGGCGGCGCACTTTTGCATGGGCGGGGTGCTCACCGACCCGTGCGGCCGGACGACGGTGCGGCGCCTGTACGCGATCGGCGAAGTGGCCTCCAGCGGCTTGCACGGGGCCAATCGCCTCGCCTCCAACGCGCTGCTCGAAGGCGTGGCCATGGCCGAGCGGCTGGCCGAAGCGCTGCCGGAGGCGCTGGATGGGCCGGTGCGGCGGGTGGCGCCGCCCCTTCCCGCCGCTGCCGTCGCCGCCCTGCCCATGCAGCCGGATCCGCGGCTTCTTTCGCAAATACAGGACCTCATGTGGGCGCACGTCGGGATCGTCCGCGACGAGGACGGGTTGGCGCGGGCCGAGCGGGCGCTCGCCACCTGCCTGGAGCGCCTGGATCCGCTCCCGACACCCGACCGCCACCTCGTGACAACGGCCCTCCTCGTCGCGCGCGCGGCCCGCTGGCGACGGGAAAGCCGTGGGGCCCACTTCCGGCGGGACGCGCCGCATCCGGATCCGGCTTTTTGCATCCACTCGCTGCAAGGAGGGGCCTATGCATCCGTTGTGGGTTCGCCCGTATATCGAACATGCCCTGCGTGAAGACATCGGGACCGGTGACGTGACGACCGAGGCGATCCTCCCGGCGGGGACACCCCTCGTTGCGCGCCTGGTGGCCAAACAGGCGGGGCGGATCGCCGGCCTGCCGGTGGCGGAAGAGGCGTTTCGCCTGCTCGATCCCGCGGTGCGCATCGAGCGGCACGTGGACGAGGGAAGCGACGTGACGGCGGGAACGGTGCTGGCCACCGTGTGTGGGGAGGGCCGGGCCATCCTGTCGGCCGAGCGCGTCGCCCTCAACCTCTTGCAGCGCCTGTCGGGCATCGCCACGGCGACGCGCGACGTCTGCCGGGCCGTATCCGGGTTTCCCGTGCGCATCGCCGACACGCGCAAGACGCTGCCCGGGCTTCGCGTCCTGGACAAGTACGCCGTGCGGGTGGGCGGGGGTGTCAACCACCGGTTCGGCCTTTACGATTGCGTCATGATCAAGGACAACCACATCGCCGCCGCCGGGTCGCTTGCCCGCGCCGTCGAGGCGGTGCGCCGGCGCGTCGGGTATTGGGTCAAGATCGAGGTGGAAGCCGACACCCTCGAGCAGGTTGACGAGGCCGTGCGGCTCGGCGTCGACATCGTTCTCCTCGACAACATGACCCCCGACGAGGTGGCGGAGGCGGTGCGCCGCGTGGGGGGCCGGGCCATCACCGAGGCATCGGGCGGCATCACGCCGGAGAACGTGCGGGCGTACGCCGCCACAGGCGTCGACGTCATCTCCCTGGGCTGGCTCACCCATTCCGTACGGGCGCTGGACATCAGCCTGGACGTGGAGCCGATCCGCTGATCGTGTGCTCCGCGCAAGGGCAAAAGGAGGGTTCTCCATGGCCGCATTCGTGAACGCGCTGCACCAGGCGCCGATCGGCGAGGCGTACACCGGGCTCTCGTCGGAAGAGCTGGACCGCCGCATCGCCGCGGCCAAAGAACGGCTGGGGCGGGATCTCGTCATTCTCGGCCATCACTACCAGCGTGACGACGTCATCGCCTTTGCCGACCACCGCGGCGACTCGCTCAAGCTGGCCCGCATCGCCGCGGAGCTGGATGCACGGTACATCGTCTTCTGCGGCGTGCACTTCATGGCCGAGACGGCGGACATCCTCACCGCCGACGAGCAGATCGTCGTGCTTCCGGACTTGAACGCCGGGTGCTCCATGGCCGACATGGCCGCCATCGAAGACGTCGAGGTGTGCTGGGACCTCTTGACCGAGCAGTTCGGCGACACGATCATCCCCGTCACGTACGTCAACTCCACGGCGGCGATCAAGGCCTTTGTGGGGCAGCGCGGCGGGCTTGTTTGCACCTCGTCCAACGCGGAGAAGGTGTTTGCCTATGCGTGGGCGCAAAAGAAACGCATCCTCTTTTTGCCCGACGAGCATCTCGGGCGAAACACGGGGGCGGCCTTTGGCCTGTCCCTGAGCGAGATGGCCGTGTACGATCCCCAGGAGATGGCCCTCGCCTATCCGCACGGCGAAGGCGATCCGCGCCTCATCCTGTGGAAGGGGCATTGCTCGGTGCACCAGCGCTTTGAGCCGCACCACGTGCATGAGGTGCGGCGGCGCTACCCGGGCATCCGCGTCCTCGTTCATCCCGAGTGCCGGTACGAGACGGTGCAGCTGGCCGATGCCTGCGGCTCGACGGAGTTCATCATCCGCACGGTGAAGCAGGCTCCGCCGGGAACGAAGTGGGCCATCGGCACGGAGCACAACCTCGTCAACCGCCTGGCCCAGGAGCATCCGGAGCAGTTCATCCTCTCGCTCAACGAGCGGATTTGCCCGTGCCTGACGATGAACCGCATCGACCGGCCGCACCTCTTGTGGGCCTTGGAGAACCTCGTCGCGGGAACGCCGCACAACGTCATCCGCGTCGAGCCGGAGGTGGCCCGGTGGGCCAGGGTGGCCATCGACCGCATGCTCGCGCTGGCGTGAAAAAGAGCGGAAAACGGCTTGTGCGCAACGGAGCGCCGCCGGGGCGAACGGCGGCGGAGCGGCCTCAACCAAAACGGCACCGTGTGGGAACCGGTGCCGTTTTTTCGTCTTCCCGTGCGGATCGGTCAGGTTGCCGTCCCCATCGGCGTCTTCGGCGCGGTGGCCAAGGTGGTCAGGCGGCTGAGGTCGACGTTGCCGCCGCTGACGACGAGCACCACCCGCTGCCCGCGCAGGTAGGCCAGCTCGCCGCCGAGCAGGGCGGCGAGGGCGGCGGCGCCCGCCCCCTCGACCAGCAGCTTGGCCCGCTCGAGGAACAGGCGGATGGCCGCCGCGATGGCCTCCTCGCTCACGAGGACCATGTCGTCGACGTACCGCTGCATGAGATGAAAGGTCAGTTCGCCGGGCCGGCGCACGGCCAGGCCGTCGGCCA
This region of Calditerricola satsumensis genomic DNA includes:
- the nadA gene encoding quinolinate synthase NadA encodes the protein MNALHQAPIGEAYTGLSSEELDRRIAAAKERLGRDLVILGHHYQRDDVIAFADHRGDSLKLARIAAELDARYIVFCGVHFMAETADILTADEQIVVLPDLNAGCSMADMAAIEDVEVCWDLLTEQFGDTIIPVTYVNSTAAIKAFVGQRGGLVCTSSNAEKVFAYAWAQKKRILFLPDEHLGRNTGAAFGLSLSEMAVYDPQEMALAYPHGEGDPRLILWKGHCSVHQRFEPHHVHEVRRRYPGIRVLVHPECRYETVQLADACGSTEFIIRTVKQAPPGTKWAIGTEHNLVNRLAQEHPEQFILSLNERICPCLTMNRIDRPHLLWALENLVAGTPHNVIRVEPEVARWARVAIDRMLALA
- a CDS encoding L-aspartate oxidase codes for the protein MYERIDADVLVIGSGLAGLAAALLASRYGRVVLVTKGGLGDGNSRLAQGGLAAALAADDSPALHAADTLRAGQGLCDPQAVQDIVARAPAVVRLLAELGVAFDVAADGALALGREGAHTRRRIVHAGGDATGRMIVDALRARVRASERIAVFERARVAELLVADGECAGAVATAADGGALQVVARAVVLATGGLGQLYRYTTNAFDALGEGYALAYRAGAVLRDMEFVQFHPTALRAAASPLPLLTEAVRGEGGVLVNDRGERFMERIHPLGDLAARDVVARAIYGELQAGRAVFLDARGIPHLERRFPTLVAACRRHEIDPRSEPIPVVPAAHFCMGGVLTDPCGRTTVRRLYAIGEVASSGLHGANRLASNALLEGVAMAERLAEALPEALDGPVRRVAPPLPAAAVAALPMQPDPRLLSQIQDLMWAHVGIVRDEDGLARAERALATCLERLDPLPTPDRHLVTTALLVARAARWRRESRGAHFRRDAPHPDPAFCIHSLQGGAYASVVGSPVYRTCPA
- the nadC gene encoding carboxylating nicotinate-nucleotide diphosphorylase, producing the protein MHPLWVRPYIEHALREDIGTGDVTTEAILPAGTPLVARLVAKQAGRIAGLPVAEEAFRLLDPAVRIERHVDEGSDVTAGTVLATVCGEGRAILSAERVALNLLQRLSGIATATRDVCRAVSGFPVRIADTRKTLPGLRVLDKYAVRVGGGVNHRFGLYDCVMIKDNHIAAAGSLARAVEAVRRRVGYWVKIEVEADTLEQVDEAVRLGVDIVLLDNMTPDEVAEAVRRVGGRAITEASGGITPENVRAYAATGVDVISLGWLTHSVRALDISLDVEPIR